In Vicia villosa cultivar HV-30 ecotype Madison, WI linkage group LG7, Vvil1.0, whole genome shotgun sequence, the DNA window TCCTAAACCAAAAACATGATTACTTAGGGCGTAACAAGTTCCTAAAATTAAGTCATTGTTTGAAAGTTTATTGATCGCACAAATCTATGAGGTAAAATTTTCAGTTAAATGACTGGTTTAATTTTAAATACACTGTTGACTGTAAATTTGTTATTAACTAATGATGATAAAGTGTAATTACAGCGAGAAGTAAAATTATCTCCAAGCTCAAACACGTAATGTCCATTTTGTCGTCATCTCGCCATGGGGGAGAACCATTTCGAGCAACTCCCTTAAATAGAGAACTAGTGATATGTTCTGAAGGTTTTTTATTAATACGAGCTGAAaaactaaaagctaaaagctcttttttttgtCTTACCAAACTGAATCTATGTCTCTCTTACTTAGGGATGGTTCAAAAATGAGGAGGGAGATGTTGAAAGTACTATCTAAAATAAAACTTTAGATCATTTCAAAATCTTCGTTCTTCCAAATCATATTGTCATAGTTTTAACATAGTATAAATTCTTAAAACATGTCATTCTTATAATCGATGGTAAAAGTACTTCATAGAGGGTTAGTcttgaaaaacaaaaaacatataAGTTTTCGGAAGGGATGCTAGTTTtgttaaatttattatatttttattatagtaCTGATATTATGCTTTTCTTACTTAAAGAGGGagataattaaattaagaaaaaatattgTTGAGTGGTGAAGACTTAcattaattttctttaaaatataaatatatgtagTTATGTAATtctaatgatatatatatatatatatatatatatatatatatatatatatatatatatatatatatatatatatatatatatatatatatatatatatatatatatatatatatatatatatatatatatatatatatatatatatatcaaatgtcaaatattatataaaaataaaaattattaattaaatataaacttTATTTAAAACAATTTGTATATATAATAGGTAATCATGACTAATATTTTATTTAGGAGTTTGATAAAATTTAAAGTAATGAAAGGTTAAACAATGGAATGGAAGTAACCGTTTTTACCAAAATAAAAGCACGAACAGTAATTCAAATATACCTCACACGTGAGTTGAAAATAAATCTGTTTTTATGTTCTAAAAAGTTTGGTCTATAATAAAGGAGGTATAAATATTATCCAACTAAAATTGAAGTAAACAAACTATCCTTATTTTAAGTTTAACTCTACTTGTGAtacattcttatttttaaataaaataacaaacaaatttaTTGTAGCTGATTGATTGAAATTTAAATatcaaatctttttaaaattttgtaacaAATTTCGTCTATAAAAAAGGGAATATGGATATGTGATaagatattaatattattttgtttttaattttcaatcttcaccaatattataaatacatacatcataaacactTAGAATCACAACACTTATCAACATAACCACACATTATTTGGAGAGAAAAAAAACAATGGCTATAGAGAAGAAAAGTGCATTGTTACAAAGCTCAGAAGAAGTCTGGATGAAAAGGAGATCTATGGCTACTGAGAAGATCAATGCATATATGAAAAAATTGGAAACGATGAAGAAGGAATTTGATCCATTATCTCATTTTACTTTTAAAAGAGTATTGTCTCAAATTTCCCCACAATTTTATACCAAAGACGAGTTAACAAAGATAGGGAAAATCAATCAagttttgtttcaagaaaaaaatAGTTCTCTTATTTCTTCAGAAAGTAAAGTGGAAAGAGGAGAAGGAAGTGGCTTAAAAAGGTGCCGCCCAAGTAATGAAGATAGCATGTCTGATGGAGAAAGAAGAGTGAAACCTAAACTCACAATTAAGAGGAAACCaataaataagaagaaagaaattGTGTCCTCACCACCACCAGAATTGCCACGTCATGTTAACAACATGATCAAATTGTTGGATGGCATTGATATTAAATATGTAATGCGTAAGAGATTGTATGACACTGATCTCAATTATGGCAATCAACGTCTTTCAATGCCAATTTCACAAATTAAATCTGATTTTCTAACAGAAACAGAAAAGGCAATTTTAGAAACAAGAGATCAAGATGGAAAACCATCTACTATAAAAGTGATTGTGTTAGATCCTTGTTCTAATGAATTTTCATTGTCTATGAATAAGTGGAATATGACCACTACTAGTATTTATAATCTTGTTCAAGATTGGAGAAAAGTTTTGTCTAAGAATAAGTTTAAGAAGGATCAACAAATCCACATTTGGTCATTCAGAGTTAATAGCAACTTATATCTTTTACTCGATACTTATGAGCCGGAAGAAATTAAAGAAAGTGGAGAACCGAATAATTCAACTGTGATTTCAAAAACGGAAGAAGAACAAAGAAGTCAAAAAGATGAAGGTTATTGACTCCAAATAAAAGAATTTCTTCTTATTGAAGTTTTATTAACCTAGGTATAATTATTCTATGAGTGATGTTATGGTTGCTTAGTTTAAGACTATATTTGTTATTGTTTCTTTTCACAACTTACATGTTTatgaatttcatatttttttaaatagaatacatgtttttatgtttttatgttttcatgaatttcatattttttaaatagagACGTTAAAATACAAGTCGTCAAAATACTGAGCATTTATTTCTAAATTAAATAAATCCATCATAGTAGCCAGCCAAATATGCCActttctaaattaattaaaaaaaaaaaaagtggagttaaaattttattgaaaaaaaaaagaagaaggcaAAGACATAAACCTAATCCGAAAAATAAATCGTCTAAATCAATTAGTTTACGAgatagtcaacttaattaaattatattcattaaattaatatatattactaaataaataaaaaataatttaaatcgttatgatgtttattttttattggaATATATCAAAAAAATTAACTATGTAAATGCGGCCAAAAATAATATTCAATAGTATACATATATTATACAAAAAATAGTACCGTAAGTATTcactaaataatttatatataaaattccataaaaaaataaatgaatattataCATACTATTAAAAAATAGAATTACATTATGAAAGTTTTCTCATGCTACGTGTCACTTACATAAttcttattaataatttaatttcttttctattttttaaaatttatattttatttgatataaaTATTTCAATAAAATCTCAACAGaaaaacatatattattttatctttttaattttttaaaattttaaattaatacataattattttttataattaaataatatctaatttattttaacttgcTTTAATTTAacaatttacaattttttaaaataaattattaattttattttctattattgtgCACATGTGCTACACATTAACCCTTTTAAAACTAACAAACTGATTTATATATGATACGTAACACAAAAATATCTCAACAAATTGACAATActttaaatttgaaaaatcatattacattttaatttaaaaaaattgtcaaaCCATATTatctcttgagttttttgaaacatttttgttttgtttatatgGGTATTTCAAATGGTTGAAACAAATCTGATATAAAtacattaaatttaatatttatattagaaTTTTAATATAATCGATATAGAAATTCAATTATTATCAAATATTTTGTAAAATCTATTATATAATGTGAGGATATCAATTTAATGAAAAATTCATACTAGATTATACGAAAGTTGAGATATAGAGAATTTGGTGTTTAAAACTCTTAGTAGGGAGGACGGGCTGATTTGGTAAAGCCTTTTTCTATGGAGGAAGTGAAAAATGCGGTGTGAGATTGTGATAACTCTAAGAGTCCGGGTTCAGATGGGGCGAGTTTTGGTTTTCTGAAAGAGTTTCGGGATATTCTGAAAGATGATTTATTGCGGTTTATAGTGGAGTTTCGTTCTAACGGGGAGTTAACTAAAGGAATTAATAGcacttcattactttgattcCTAAAGTTGCTAATCTGCATCGGGTGGCGGAGTTTAGGCCTATTTCGCTAGTAGGGTGTTTGTATAAAGTTTTGACAAAATTGTTGGCAAATAGACTGCAAAATATGATCGGGGGCTGATTTCGGATAATCAATCAACGTTCATTGCAAGTAGACAAATTCTTGATGACATCCTCATAGGAAATGAATCGGTAGATGAAGctacaaagaagaagaaagagttaCTTTTGTTTAAAGTGGATTTTAAACATATGATTTAGTGGATTGGTGTTATTTGAAGAGAGTAATGGTTAGAATGCAATTTCCTATGGTTTGGGTGAAGCGAATCATAGAATGTGTTACTACTGCTTCAGCTTCGATGCTAGTGAATGGTAGCCCAACTAATGAATTTAAGTTGGAAAGAGGGTTACGGCAGGGTGATCTGTTATCACCTTTTCTCTTTTTAATTGCAGCTGAAGGTTTTGGTATTTTGATGAATGCCATGGTGTGTGAACGTTTGTATACATGGTATAAGGTGGGAAATGCGGATGGCGGCTTAATGTCTTATCTTTAGTTCACATGATACTTTATTGATGGGGTGAGAGTTGGGCTAACGTGAGGGCCCTTAAAGTAGTTTTGTTATTATTTGAATCCATCTCGATGTTAAAGGTCAATTTTCATTAGAGTATGTTGGTGGGAGTTACCATATCTAGCTCGTGGTTCAAATAGGCGTATGTGGTGTTGAATTGTAAAATTGGTGTTATTCCTTTTGTGTACTTAGGGCTGCCCATTTGTGGTAATCCTAGAAAAGTATATTTTTGGCAACCGGTGTTGGatgttgataacacgattttatatcgtatatttagcttaaaatccatagatatttatagcatttttcgtttattatgttaatttattatgatattacgcgagtatttgctttgtttcaggttttacactttaattacgactatttgcgaaaaagaaagaaaatagagcttaaatgaccaatatttatgcctacaAGATGAAAAATGAGTGCCgaagtgaaagaggggtgcaattaggacccaaaaggcccaaaagagatagtccagcccaccatggaaccaaaggcgcgtggcccaaaccttcccagcaagtggagacgcacgtctccacgtcctctatgccacgtcagcaaagggagacgcacgtctccatgttcctagattctctccacttgagacgcacgtctcaagccTTGCAcccagtcttcctgaagaatcggagacgcacgtctccacacccaATCTGCAaagtctcctcttttcacgcaacgtcacagcaaaacctctcctataaataggacctgctatctcacttccaAAGAGtctgatttcctgccaacgaagtgctgccgaaattgtatcgcgaaccgtatttctttattctgctttcattcaaacatttattttctcacaacgatttctacactggaaattgttgtgaactttttatagatctagccttacgttagatttatcgttttatttccttgtttttattttctgccatttaaattccgaagaacgatccagccaacctgtggtggaagttcagtacttgaagatccaattacgatttatttaattcaggtttttatttaccgccttatttatatttatttacatgatatattgtatgccatttgatatgcttattattatgaaccgaaccgatttatgcatgtttaaccgtattaatatgtctggctaaattactaaaggtgtcggtatgtagagtaagttaaccgtagggatccgaaataaattggcttaattatgttttattaaatatcacttgttttttgtttgtatgtctaatttaattagtaagtcttaaaaccaatagagcgaaagtttgaggggttaagacggtcaaaggttaaaatcaatagagcgaaagtttgagatctttaaccagatagtagacataggacattagttttaaggatggcgaaagcgtattaaaactaattggaacttatttattttcaaaaattgtttttacacccaagcgggatggcgaaagcgtacgttagggatattagcttgctccgagtcaacagagcgaaagtttgagattaggagatttaaataggtaacaacctcataaaataggcattttattaattacgttgtttccaaaaagctcttctaaaatctaatgggatggcgaaagcgtacattaggattaggatagtaatctgaatcaacagagcgaaagtttgagacgaggatttttaatcaattgaattagtaaagatttttaaattaattatgcaaaagccaatggaccttcggattaccttaagttaaacgaaatacatactgatacctgtcttctattattattctttattttctcacaatcactttcccttaggaacaatcgaaattttagtacccctagctttacatagtaaccttagataacggtagatcgattcatagtccttgtggattcgatatcttttaaaactacacgacgcgactgtgcacttgcagttatcagatttatagacacgtaaagtcgcgatcaagtttttggcgtcgttgtcggggactatttaagtcgatatcgtaactcactgttacaccgtagagactaggacaattcttccctttctttctgaacgattgtatgtcaaatactcgttcacaaggaggagatttaatacaacgaattaacgagatcgaacgtttcattaacgtcaaacgtcgagctcgcaatcttcccgaagtagacccaattccgattaatcaggaattgatttttactgatcaaacGAATCAATTCACcccaaagttagagatggctgctcttcgtcctcttagagaatatgccgctccttcgcgtgctgaaccgcactcaagtatcgcaccacctgcgattgaggcgaacaatttcgaattgaaaccttcactggtccaagctgttcaacagaatcaattctctggaagccctgttgACGACCCtaacctccatttatctgtgttcgtgcaatatgccgatactgtcaaagctaacaaagTTAGTTCCAAAGCTATTCaattacgtctctttcctttctccttgagagatagagctagagcgtggcttcaatccctgccttcgaaCTCCATAACcacatgggacgaattgaagagagtattcttagcgagatatttcccgctagcaaaactgctatgctcagaggtcaaatcaacggatttacccagaaagataatgaatcactcttcgaagcttgggaacattataaggacatgcttagactatgccctcatcatggactcgaaccatggctgatcatccatactttttatggtggtctcttatataacactaaaatgactatagatgccgctgctggcggagcattaatggacaagcaACATGATGAAGCATataacctcatagagaa includes these proteins:
- the LOC131619896 gene encoding B3 domain-containing protein At2g24670-like, which encodes MAIEKKSALLQSSEEVWMKRRSMATEKINAYMKKLETMKKEFDPLSHFTFKRVLSQISPQFYTKDELTKIGKINQVLFQEKNSSLISSESKVERGEGSGLKRCRPSNEDSMSDGERRVKPKLTIKRKPINKKKEIVSSPPPELPRHVNNMIKLLDGIDIKYVMRKRLYDTDLNYGNQRLSMPISQIKSDFLTETEKAILETRDQDGKPSTIKVIVLDPCSNEFSLSMNKWNMTTTSIYNLVQDWRKVLSKNKFKKDQQIHIWSFRVNSNLYLLLDTYEPEEIKESGEPNNSTVISKTEEEQRSQKDEGY